Proteins co-encoded in one Ammoniphilus sp. CFH 90114 genomic window:
- a CDS encoding DUF350 domain-containing protein translates to MSGLLENPYISTTAFFAVAILALILFLTLFEMVTRYNDWEEIKKGNISVAMAVGGKIIGITNIFRFSIESNDTIGQALIWGAFGFILLLIAYFIFEFMTPKFKIDDEIAKDNRAVGLLSMSISIGLSYVIGASIV, encoded by the coding sequence GTGTCTGGATTACTAGAGAATCCTTATATTTCAACAACAGCCTTTTTTGCAGTTGCGATTCTAGCCCTGATTTTATTCTTAACCCTATTCGAGATGGTGACACGCTATAACGATTGGGAGGAAATAAAAAAAGGCAATATATCTGTAGCGATGGCTGTTGGCGGAAAGATTATTGGAATTACGAATATCTTTCGCTTCTCGATTGAAAGCAATGATACGATTGGACAGGCACTGATTTGGGGGGCTTTTGGTTTTATTCTATTACTCATTGCTTATTTTATTTTTGAATTTATGACACCGAAATTCAAGATTGATGATGAAATTGCCAAGGATAATCGAGCTGTTGGTCTATTGTCTATGTCAATCTCAATTGGACTGTCTTATGTGATTGGTGCCAGTATAGTATAA